The nucleotide window GAAATCATGAAGGAACTCTACCTGGTGTGTGTCTCCCTTTtggtttgccttttttttgcaaagcgaGTTACCAACGGTATGTATGTGAGGCGGGTAAAATGTGGCCACATGGTCGCTGATTTTTTTGAGTGCGAATgagggcaaaaatgggaagcgaTTCACCGCGTCAGTGGTGCTATCGCCGTGTTAGTTATGCTACCAATACCACcacgccgcctcccccctgaAGAGGAACTCCTCTCCGTGGACCGCATCAGGCACGCCATGCGCAACTACAGCGTGATGGACGAATCCAAGGGCTTCTCGAACTTCGCCCTGCTCTACCTGTACAACGCATTGCGGTGCACCCTGACGCAAGACGCTTTCGAGTCACATGAAGATGAGAAGTACCGGAAGGAGATATCCCTCGTGCGGCACAACTTGCTGCGGTTGCGGCGGAACAGGGCGGACAGAAACTTGTGGCTGTTCTTCGAGTTCGACCTCCTGGATTTGCTGGTCTCCGCGGTAAGGCTGCAACCGCAATCCCATCCGCGTTTACCTCATTTACTTCTACACCAGCTGCACCACCCGCCTCTACACCACTTCTGCACCGCGCAGACGGGCGAAATCGAGGCGAACCTGAGGAACTACGACGTGGGGCTTCTCGAAATGTACAACGAGCTGCGGCTGTCCGACTTCACCTTCAACCGGGTGGCCAACCTGGAGCTGGACATCTGCGCCAACCACGTCTTCTCGGTGGAGGAGATTAGTTTGCACCTGACGGTGGTGCCTTTCCTGCTGGAGGAAGCAGGTATGGCGGGGAAGCCACCCATGGGGGGGTACCCTTTCAAGAGGACTTCCACCGCAGAGGGGTGTATCACCGATGGGTGGGAAGTACCTCCTTATTGACTGCCCCCTCTCTGTGAGCCACTCACACGCATCACTCACTCATATGATTACCCCCTCTTGCAGACGTAACCGCCCAGTTGTACACGCGGGAAATGCGGCAGGCCCTGTGGAAGACGCTCAACTTCTTCAACTTCTGCATGCTGCAAATCAACGAGCACGACATGAACATCGCCAACATGTaccaaaaggaaataaaCGTCTTCCTAAAAGTGGCCGACAAATTTGACTTCATATCGGTCAACGAAGAGAACGTCATGGAACTGCACGACGAGatccatttgaaaaataagtatgggaaaaaattgctccgaaattttttcattttcttaaaaatgtttttattttaccaagTCGTTGACGAATTTGAGTACTTCCACTATATAGAAGTGGTACCCATTTACATACGaacgaaaaaggggacaatGAAATCGAGGAGTTACAACATGGAGAGTGTCTTCTACCCCCTAGTGGAGGGGGTCTACAAGCAGGActtgaaaataaatgaagGGATTCTACTAATCCGCATTTTAAAACAGTACAGCATAGAGAGTCATACCAAACTGGGGTACTACTACGATTCTGATTTTATATACAAGGCAATCATTTACGAATCTGTGTTGACTTCCTCATCAGAACCATCCTCTGCTCAACCTGGTGTCAAATTTGAACCCCTTTATTCGCAGAACATGGACGTGACCAAACGGGCTCTGCCTGCTGATGAAGATCTAACGTTAAGCCTCATTCTGCTAGCCAATACGGACACCCATGTGGACGTTTTACTAGAACAgattcacaattttgtttttccaaagGATATCTTTCTAGCCAATCGGGACTCCAACAGAGAGAGAATAAAAATCCTAGGTTCTTGCATTTACACCAAAGAATCGCAGCCACCCATTTTTCAAGGCTTTTTTTCCAGGGGACTCAGCACCTACattttgttcaaaattttggacCTCTTAAAACCGGACAAGAAGCTCCTCTACCTCTCCATTGACAAGGCGGAGGACGCCAAGAACCAAATCGCCTCGGAGAAAATCGCCGAGAGAATCATGAACGTCACGCAGCAGCTGTACGaggtcctcctcctcttcgagCGAGACGTAAGGGGAGTAGCAGCGGAGTAGCAGCTGAGAAGCAGCGCAGCAGAGAAGGAGAGGAGAGAATCATCGCAACAGCTTGTACTGCCAACGGCCATAGCTTTACGACCCTCCTAATAGGTTCCCCCCTCCCACTTTGCTATTTTGCTCTTcatctttttcctctttttcctctttttcttcattttcttccccccccccccaggccATCATCAACTTTGACAAGCTCGAGCACAGCGACGAATGCGACGTGTGCCTGCTGGGCTACCGAGGGCTGTACACCCTGTACGTGTGTATTTTCATCCCGATTTTGCTCAGCATCCTCGTTTGCTACTGcatttacagaaaaaaaatgggcgcCCAAGGCAGCTCGGCTGTGCGGAAAATTGCCGTGTGCCCCAGCCAGGTGAAGTCCATTGAGCCGAACATAGTCCCGCTGCAGTTATAGCCTTTGTTGGGAGGCGCGCGAAGCAGGCGGCGCGTACGAAGAGTGCAAAGCGGGGGCCATTTCCACCTCTCCCCTGCATGCGCAAAAATTTTCCACCC belongs to Plasmodium vivax chromosome 6, whole genome shotgun sequence and includes:
- a CDS encoding hypothetical protein, conserved (encoded by transcript PVX_111130A), translated to MRNYSVMDESKGFSNFALLYLYNALRCTLTQDAFESHEDEKYRKEISLVRHNLLRLRRNRADRNLWLFFEFDLLDLLVSATGEIEANLRNYDVGLLEMYNELRLSDFTFNRVANLELDICANHVFSVEEISLHLTVVPFLLEEADVTAQLYTREMRQALWKTLNFFNFCMLQINEHDMNIANMYQKEINVFLKVADKFDFISVNEENVMELHDEIHLKNKYGKKLLRNFFIFLKMFLFYQVVDEFEYFHYIEVVPIYIRTKKGTMKSRSYNMESVFYPLVEGVYKQDLKINEGILLIRILKQYSIESHTKLGYYYDSDFIYKAIIYESVLTSSSEPSSAQPGVKFEPLYSQNMDVTKRALPADEDLTLSLILLANTDTHVDVLLEQIHNFVFPKDIFLANRDSNRERIKILGSCIYTKESQPPIFQGFFSRGLSTYILFKILDLLKPDKKLLYLSIDKAEDAKNQIASEKIAERIMNVTQQLYEVLLLFERDAIINFDKLEHSDECDVCLLGYRGLYTLYVCIFIPILLSILVCYCIYRKKMGAQGSSAVRKIAVCPSQVKSIEPNIVPLQL